A genomic stretch from Sceloporus undulatus isolate JIND9_A2432 ecotype Alabama chromosome 5, SceUnd_v1.1, whole genome shotgun sequence includes:
- the USP15 gene encoding ubiquitin carboxyl-terminal hydrolase 15 isoform X4, whose translation MNSAIQCLSNTPPLTEYFLNDKYQEELNFDNPLGMRGEIARCYAEVIKQMWSGKYSYVTPRAFKTQVGRFAPQFSGYLQQDCQELLAFLLDGLHEDLNRIRKKPYIQLKDADGRPDKVVAEEAWENHLKRNDSIIVDIFHGLFKSTLVCPECAKISVTFDPFCYLTLPLPMKKERSLEVYLVRMDPLAKPMQYKVVVPKIGNIQDLCTALSTLSGVAADKMIVTDIYNHRFHRIFAMDENLSSIMERDDIYVFEIGINRTEDTEQVVIPVCLREKFRHSGYSHHSGSTHFGQPFLIAVPRNNTEDKLYNLLLLRMCRYVKTSTETEDTEASLQCCKDNSINGNGPNGIHEEGSPSEMETDEQDDESSQDQELPSENENSQSEDSVGGDNDSENGLCTEDSCKDQLIGHKKQLFTFQFNSLGNTDINYVKDDTRHIRFDDRQLRLDERSFLALDWDPEYKKRFFDENAAEDFEKHESVEYRPPKKPFVKLKDCIELFTTKEKLGAEDPWYCPNCKEHQQATKKLDLWSLPPVLVVHLKRFSYSRYMRDKLDTLVEFPINDLDMSEFLINPNAGPCRYNLIAVSNHYGGMGGGHYTAFAKNKDDGKWYYFDDSSVSTASEEQIVSKAAYVLFYQRQDTISGTGFFPLDRETKLGASAATGIPLESDEDSNENDNDIENENCMHTN comes from the exons ATGAATTCAGCAATTCAG TGTCTGAGTAACACCCCTCCACTCACAGAGTACTTCCTCAATGATAAATATCAAGAGGAACTGAATTTTGACAATCCATTAGGAATGAGAGGTGAAATTGCCAGATGTTATGCAGAGGTCATAAAGCAGATGTGGTCAGGAAAATACAGCTATGTCACTCCACGGGCATTTAAA ACACAGGTTGGACGATTTGCCCCACAGTTCTCAGGATATCTGCAACAAGATTGCCAAGAACTGCTCGCCTTTCTTCTAGATGGCCTACATGAGGATTTGAATCGAATTAGGAAAAAGCCTTACATTCAGCTAAAAGATGCTGATGGAAGGCCAGACAAA GTGGTTGCTGAAGAAGCTTGGGAGAACCATTTGAAGCGAAATGATTCCATCATTGTAGATATATTTCATGGACTTTTTAAATCAACTCTAGTTTGTCCAGAATGTGCCAAGATCTCTGTAACATTTGATCCCTTTTGTTACTTGACTCTTCCACTACCCATGAAAAAAGAACGCAGTTTGGAAGTTTATTTAGTTAGAATGGATCCACTTGCCAAACCTATGCAG tacaAAGTAGTAGTTCCAAAAATTGGAAATATACAAGATCTCTGCACAGCCTTATCAACTTTGTCTGGTGTTGCTGCAGATAAG atGATAGTTACAGATATATACAATcatagattccataggatatttgCAATGGATGAAAATCTGAGTAGTATTATGGAGCGTGATGACATCTATGT ATTTGAAATTGGCATCAACAGAACTGAAGATACAGAACAAGTTGTAATTCCAGTCTGTTTAAGGGAGAAGTTTCGGCATAGTGGTTACAGCCATCATAGTGGTTCCACACATTTTGGCCAACCATTCCTTATAGCAGTGCCTAGAAACAATACTGAAGATAAGCTGTATAATCTTCTACTGTTGAGGATGTG CCGATACGTGAAAACCTCTACTGAAACAGAAGACACTGAAGCATCCTTGCAGTGCTGCAAGGATAACAGTATCAATGGCAATGGCCCAAATGGAATTCATGAAGAGGGATCCCCAA GTGAAATGGAAACGGATGAACAAGATGATGAATCCAGCCAGGATCAGGAACTTCcttcagaaaatgaaaacagcCAGTCAGAAGATTCTGTTGGAGGAGATAATGATTCTGAGAATGGGTTATGCACAGAGGATTCTTGCAAAGATCAACTTATAGGGCACAAAAAGCAATTGTTCACATTCCAGTTTAACAGCTTAGGCAATACTGATATCAATTATGTCAAAGATGACACAAGGCATATAAGATTTGATGACAGGCAACTTAGGCTAGATG AAAGATCTTTCTTGGCTTTGGATTGGGATCCTGAATATAAAAAGAGATTCTTTGATGAAAATGCTGCTGAG GATTTTGAAAAACATGAAAGTGTGGAATATAGAcctccaaaaaagccctttgtgAAATTAAAAGATTGCATTGAATTGTTCACAACAAAGGAAAAGTTAGGTGCTGAAGATCCATG GTATTGTCCAAACTGTAAAGAACATCAGCAAGCTACCAAAAAACTAGATTTGTGGTCACTGCCACCAGTATTGGTAGTTCATCTAAAACGTTTTTCTTACAGCAGATATATGAGAGATAAATTGGATACTTTGGTTGAATTTCCTATAAA TGATTTGGACATGTCGGAGTTCCTTATTAATCCAAATGCTGGGCCTTGCCGCTATAATTTGATTGCTGTGTCAAACCACTATGGAGGCATGGGAGGAGGGCATT ATACTGcttttgcaaaaaacaaagaTGATGGAAAGTGGTATTACTTTGATGATAGCAGTGTGTCCACTGCCTCTGAGGAACAGATTGTG
- the USP15 gene encoding ubiquitin carboxyl-terminal hydrolase 15 isoform X3: protein MSNTFEPLNKPDSTIQDAGLYQGQVLVIEQRNEDGTWPRGPSAPKSPGASNFSTLPKISPSLSNNYNNINNRNVKNSNYCLPSYTAYKNYDYSEPGRHNEQPGLCGLSNLGNTCFMNSAIQCLSNTPPLTEYFLNDKYQEELNFDNPLGMRGEIARCYAEVIKQMWSGKYSYVTPRAFKTQVGRFAPQFSGYLQQDCQELLAFLLDGLHEDLNRIRKKPYIQLKDADGRPDKVVAEEAWENHLKRNDSIIVDIFHGLFKSTLVCPECAKISVTFDPFCYLTLPLPMKKERSLEVYLVRMDPLAKPMQYKVVVPKIGNIQDLCTALSTLSGVAADKMIVTDIYNHRFHRIFAMDENLSSIMERDDIYVFEIGINRTEDTEQVVIPVCLREKFRHSGYSHHSGSTHFGQPFLIAVPRNNTEDKLYNLLLLRMCRYVKTSTETEDTEASLQCCKDNSINGNGPNGIHEEGSPSEMETDEQDDESSQDQELPSENENSQSEDSVGGDNDSENGLCTEDSCKDQLIGHKKQLFTFQFNSLGNTDINYVKDDTRHIRFDDRQLRLDERSFLALDWDPEYKKRFFDENAAEDFEKHESVEYRPPKKPFVKLKDCIELFTTKEKLGAEDPWYCPNCKEHQQATKKLDLWSLPPVLVVHLKRFSYSRYMRDKLDTLVEFPINDLDMSEFLINPNAGPCRYNLIAVSNHYGGMGGGHYTAFAKNKDDGKWYYFDDSSVSTASEEQIVSKAAYVLFYQRQDTISGTGFFPLDRETKLGASAATGIPLESDEDSNENDNDIENENCMHTN, encoded by the exons ATGAGTAACACATTTGAACCTTTGAATAAACCAGATAGCACCATACAGGATGCTGGCTTGTATCAGGGGCAG GTGTTAGTAATAGAACAAAGAAATGAAGATGGAACATGGCCAAGAGGCCCTTCAGCTCCAAA gtCCCCAGGTGCATCCAATTTTTCAACTTTACCAAAGATCTCTCCATCTCTATCAAATAAttataacaacatcaacaacagaaa tGTGAAAAACTCAAACTACTGCCTCCCCTCCTACACTGCTTATAAGAATTATGACTACTCTGAGCCAGGAAGGCACAATGAACAGCCTGGCCTTTGTGGCCTAAGTAACTTGGGGAATACATGTTTCATGAATTCAGCAATTCAG TGTCTGAGTAACACCCCTCCACTCACAGAGTACTTCCTCAATGATAAATATCAAGAGGAACTGAATTTTGACAATCCATTAGGAATGAGAGGTGAAATTGCCAGATGTTATGCAGAGGTCATAAAGCAGATGTGGTCAGGAAAATACAGCTATGTCACTCCACGGGCATTTAAA ACACAGGTTGGACGATTTGCCCCACAGTTCTCAGGATATCTGCAACAAGATTGCCAAGAACTGCTCGCCTTTCTTCTAGATGGCCTACATGAGGATTTGAATCGAATTAGGAAAAAGCCTTACATTCAGCTAAAAGATGCTGATGGAAGGCCAGACAAA GTGGTTGCTGAAGAAGCTTGGGAGAACCATTTGAAGCGAAATGATTCCATCATTGTAGATATATTTCATGGACTTTTTAAATCAACTCTAGTTTGTCCAGAATGTGCCAAGATCTCTGTAACATTTGATCCCTTTTGTTACTTGACTCTTCCACTACCCATGAAAAAAGAACGCAGTTTGGAAGTTTATTTAGTTAGAATGGATCCACTTGCCAAACCTATGCAG tacaAAGTAGTAGTTCCAAAAATTGGAAATATACAAGATCTCTGCACAGCCTTATCAACTTTGTCTGGTGTTGCTGCAGATAAG atGATAGTTACAGATATATACAATcatagattccataggatatttgCAATGGATGAAAATCTGAGTAGTATTATGGAGCGTGATGACATCTATGT ATTTGAAATTGGCATCAACAGAACTGAAGATACAGAACAAGTTGTAATTCCAGTCTGTTTAAGGGAGAAGTTTCGGCATAGTGGTTACAGCCATCATAGTGGTTCCACACATTTTGGCCAACCATTCCTTATAGCAGTGCCTAGAAACAATACTGAAGATAAGCTGTATAATCTTCTACTGTTGAGGATGTG CCGATACGTGAAAACCTCTACTGAAACAGAAGACACTGAAGCATCCTTGCAGTGCTGCAAGGATAACAGTATCAATGGCAATGGCCCAAATGGAATTCATGAAGAGGGATCCCCAA GTGAAATGGAAACGGATGAACAAGATGATGAATCCAGCCAGGATCAGGAACTTCcttcagaaaatgaaaacagcCAGTCAGAAGATTCTGTTGGAGGAGATAATGATTCTGAGAATGGGTTATGCACAGAGGATTCTTGCAAAGATCAACTTATAGGGCACAAAAAGCAATTGTTCACATTCCAGTTTAACAGCTTAGGCAATACTGATATCAATTATGTCAAAGATGACACAAGGCATATAAGATTTGATGACAGGCAACTTAGGCTAGATG AAAGATCTTTCTTGGCTTTGGATTGGGATCCTGAATATAAAAAGAGATTCTTTGATGAAAATGCTGCTGAG GATTTTGAAAAACATGAAAGTGTGGAATATAGAcctccaaaaaagccctttgtgAAATTAAAAGATTGCATTGAATTGTTCACAACAAAGGAAAAGTTAGGTGCTGAAGATCCATG GTATTGTCCAAACTGTAAAGAACATCAGCAAGCTACCAAAAAACTAGATTTGTGGTCACTGCCACCAGTATTGGTAGTTCATCTAAAACGTTTTTCTTACAGCAGATATATGAGAGATAAATTGGATACTTTGGTTGAATTTCCTATAAA TGATTTGGACATGTCGGAGTTCCTTATTAATCCAAATGCTGGGCCTTGCCGCTATAATTTGATTGCTGTGTCAAACCACTATGGAGGCATGGGAGGAGGGCATT ATACTGcttttgcaaaaaacaaagaTGATGGAAAGTGGTATTACTTTGATGATAGCAGTGTGTCCACTGCCTCTGAGGAACAGATTGTG